A region from the Vicia villosa cultivar HV-30 ecotype Madison, WI linkage group LG3, Vvil1.0, whole genome shotgun sequence genome encodes:
- the LOC131656896 gene encoding mini zinc finger protein 3-like, with product MKKRQIVAKTSSSITRNIRYGECQKNHAANIGGYAVDGCREFMASTGEEGTCGALTCAACGCHRNFHRREVQTEVVCEYSPPNSGR from the coding sequence ATGAAGAAGAGACAAATTGTGGCTAAGACTTCATCTTCAATTACAAGAAATATTCGATACGGTGAGTGCCAGAAGAATCATGCAGCAAATATTGGAGGGTATGCTGTGGATGGTTGCAGGGAGTTCATGGCTAGCACAGGAGAAGAAGGAACATGTGGGGCTCTTACATGTGCTGCTTGTGGTTGTCACAGGAACTTTCATAGAAGGGAAGTGCAAACTGAAGTTGTTTGTGAGTACTCTCCACCTAATTCTGGTCGATGA